One Vicinamibacterales bacterium genomic window, GCGTTTCCCCGAATCGCGGTCTGTAATGTCTACAAAGATGCTTTGCGTCTCTGTATCCAACCGCGGCCGCGACCTCCTTTACACTCAGTTGGCTTCTGATGAGCAGGCGCCTGGCTGCCCTCGTGCGGAGGGCGTGCAGCCTTCGCCCAAAACCCATTCCGTCGAAAGCCATCAGAGTTCGCGATAAGTGGTATGGAGACAGGCCGAATCGCTTCGCTATGACGGTGAGTGACAGGCCAGGATCAGAGAAGCGTGATTCAATTTCGAGCAACACTGCAGAGACCTTTTGCATCTGCATATTCCATATATCCCTAATCGGCCCGGCTTCGCCGTTCGTCAAATCGAATGGTCAACTAGAGTTGGTGGTCACTCGAATAGACGGCCAACCGCCTGGTTTTTCTCATTCTGCGCACATTCCATTCGGATCTTCATCCGCGCCACAGCCGATTCCACGGCACCCTGTGGTGGAGGCTTCAATTGTCGGCTGGTCTAATGACAAGTGGCGACCAAGAGGCGGCTCTCACCCAACGGTCTGTGTCTTGAACAATCGTTTGATATCATAAGGAATCGATGACCTCACCGCCGGAACCGGCTGGGGAAGTATTTATTCTTGGGGCCGCCCGAACACCCATCGGGCGATACGGCGGGGCCTTCCGGGATGTCCACGCGGCGGAGCTCGGCGCCGTGGCCTCGCGCGTTGCGATCGCGCGCGCGGGCATTCAGGCTGACGATGTCCAGGAAGTCCTAATGGGGCACGGCCGCCCCGCGGGTGTCGGCCCCAACGCGGCTCGCCAGGTCGGGCACCGCACCGGTGTGCCGCACACGGCGCCGGCCTACACCATCAACAAGGCGTGCGCGGGCGGCATGCAGGCGGTGGCGTCGGGCGCGCAGAGCATCCTGCTCGGCGAATCGGAGGTGGTCCTGGCCGGCGGCATCGAGAACATGAGCCGCACGCCGTACCTGATCGACGCGGCGGACGCGCGCTGGGGCCACAAGATGGGCAACTTCCAGTTCGTCGACGCCATGTATCGCGACGGCTTCCAGGATCCGCTGTCGGGCCTCATCATGGGCGAGACCGCGGAAGTGCTGGCGCGCCAATACGGCATCACGCGCCAGGAGTCGGACGCATTTGCGCTGGAGAGCCAGCGCAAGGCGGAAGCGGCGCAAAGGGCCGGTCACTTCACGCGCGAGATCGCGCCGGTAACTGTGCCTTCGGCCAAGGGTCCGGCTGAAGCCGGACTCCACATCGATACCGACGAGCATCCCCGGCACGGCTCGACCATCGAGGCGTTACGCAAGTTACCGCTGACGTTTCCGACGGTGGAAGGCCACGACGGCATCATCACCGCGGGAACGGCGTCGGGCATCACCGACGGCGCCGCCGCGCTCGTACTGTCGTCGGCCGCCTTCGCGGAGTCGCGCGGCCTCACCCCGCTCGCGCGCATTGTCGGGTGGGCGAGTGCCGGCGTGGATCCGCGCATCATGGGCATTGGCCCGGTGCCGGCGATTGCGAAGCTGCGACAGCGCACCGGCCTCGGCATCGATGATTTCGATCTCGTTGAGATCAACGAGGCGTTCGCCGCGCAGGTCCTGGCGGTGCTGAAAGACGTGCCGATTCCGGCGGAGAAGCTGAACGTGAACGGCGGCGCGATTGCACTCGGCCATCCCATCGGCTGCACCGGCGCCCGGATCATCGTCACCCTGCTCCACGAGCTGATGCGCCGGGGACAGAAACGCGGCCTCGCCACGCTGTGCGTCAGCGGTGGTATGGGCATGGCGATCGCGATCGAGATTGCGTGACGAGAATGCCACAGAGACACCGAGACACAGAGAAGACAACGTTTTTCAAAATGCATTTAGAAAAGAGATTTCTCTGTGCCGCGGTGTCTCTGTGGCCGTCTAATGGAGTCATCTCGTGAGAATTGCAGTCATCCCCGGCGACGGCATCGGCAGGGACGTCACCGCCGAAGCGGTGAAGGTGTTGCAGGCCACCGGCCACGCGTTCGGGCGGCGGTTCGATCTCGTGCACCTGCCGTGGAGCGCGGATCACTACCTGAAGACGGGCGAGACGCTGCCGGCCAACGGCTACCAGATGCTCCGCGACGACTTTCAGGCGATCTTGGTCGGCGCGCTCGGTGATCCGCGCGTGCCCAACAACCAGCACGCGCGCGACATCCTGCTCGGCACCCGGTTCGAGCTCGACCTCTACGTGAACTACCGCCCGGTGCGGCTGCTCGACGATCGCCTCTGCCCGCTGAAGGATCGCGGGCGCAAGGACATCAACTTCGTCGTCTTCCGCGAGAACACCGAAGGCGTCTACGTCAGCATCGGCGGACGCTTCAAGGCCGGCACGCCGGATGAAGTGGCGATCCAGGAAGAGATCAACACCTACAAGGGCGTGCACCGCATCATCCGCCACGCGTTCGAGTACGCGAAGGCGAACGGCCTCACCAAGGTGTGCATGGCCGACAAGAGCAACGCCATGCAGCAGGGCCACGCCTTGTGGCAGCGGGTGTTCAAGGAAGTGGCGGCGGAATATCCGGGCATCACCGCCACGCACCAGTACATCGACGCGCTGGCGATGTTCCTCGTCAAGGATCCCGGCCAGTACCAGGTGATCGTCACCAACAACCTGTTCGGCGACATCGTCACTGACATCGGCGGCGCGTTGCAGGGCGGGCTCGGGATGGCGGCGTCGGGCAACATCCACCCCGGCAAGACCTCGTTGTTCGAGCCGGTGCACGGGTCCGCGCCCCCGCTGGCCGGGAAGAACGTGGCCAACCCGGTGGGCGCCATCCTGTCGTCGGCGCTCATGCTCGAGACGTTGGGAGCGGCGGAGGAAGCGAAGGCCATCGAACGCGCCGTGGAAGCGGCGATCGCGCAGAACCAAACCACCTCAGACATCGGCGGCCCGCTCGGCACGCGCGAAGTCGGCGACTGGATCGCCGCGAGAATTGCCAAGTGAGAGAGCAACCGCCAATTCCCAGGAGGGCGGCACTTTAGTGCCGCCGATAAATATGGCCAAACCAGTTTTCATCATCGGCGGCGCCCGCACGCCCATGACGCAGCATGTCGGCGCGCTCAAAGATCTGTCGGCCATCGAACTCGGCGCCATCGCGTCGAAGGGCGCGTTCGAACGCACCGGGACCAGGCCGGAGTGGGTTGACCACGTCGTCTTCGGCAACGTCCAGCAGAGCAGCGTGGACGCGCACTACGGCGCCCGCCACGTCGGCCTGAAGGCAGGCGTGCCCATCGAGGTGCCGGCACTGACCGTGAACCGCCTGTGCGGCTCCGGCATCCAGGCGGTGTTGAGCGGCGCCCAGTGCATTCAACTGGATGAGGCCGGCATCGTGCTGGCCGGCGGCATGGAGAGCATGAGCCAGGTGCCGCACGTCATCCGCGGCGCGCGCTCGGGCTTCAAGCTCGGTCAGGGCAAGCTCGAAGACTGGCTGTGGGAAGGCCTGAGCGATCCGTACGCCGGCTGCTCGATGGCGGTCACCGCCGAGAACTGCGCCGCCAAGTACGGCATCACCCGCGAAGACTCCGACGCCTACGCCCTGCGCAGCCAGCAGCTCGCGCACAAGGCGTGGTCCTCGGGGATCATGAAGGACGAAGTGGTGCCGGTCGAGATCAAGACCCGCAAGGGCGTGACCCTGGTCGAACAGGATGACCACATGCGTCCCGAGACGACCATCGAGATCCTGGCGAAGCTGCCGGCGGCGTTCAAGAAAGACGGCGTCGTCACCGCCGGTAACGCCAGCGGCATCGTCGATGGCGCGGCGGCGCTGGTGATCGCCGGCGAAGACGCGGTCAAGGCGCGCGGCCTGACGCCGCTCGGCCGCATCGTGTCGTGGGCCACCGTCGGCGTCGAACCGACCATGATGGGCATGGGCCCGGCGCCCGCCATCCGCAAGGCGCTTGAGAAAGCGGGGCTCTCGCTCGGCGACCTGGATCTGATCGAAATCAACGAAGCCTTCGCGGCGCAGTACCTCGCGTGCGAGAAGGAGCTCGGCCTCGATCGCGACAAGGTGAACGTGAACGGCGGCGCCATTGCGATTGGCCACCCGCTCGGCGCCAGCGGCGCGCGCCTGCTGCTGACGCTGCTGCACGAGCTGCGCCGGCGCGGCAAGAAATACGGGGTGGCGTCGGCCTGCATTGGCGGCGGCCAGGGCATTGCGATGATCGTGGAGGCACTCTAATGGCCATCAAGACAGTGGGTGTGTTGGGTTGCGGGTTGATGGGCGCGGGCATCGCGCAGATCTCGGCGGCCGCCGGGTTCAAGACCTTCGTGCTCGAGGTCAACGACGACGTCCTCAAGAAGGGGCTCGGCCGCATCGACAAGTTCCTGACCGGCGGTATCGAAAAGGGCAAGGTGACGCCGGAGCAGAAGGCGACCGTGCTCGCCAACCTGACGGGGACGACCAAGTACGCGGACCTGAAGGATTGCGACCTCGTGATCGAGGCGATCATCGAGAACGTCGAAATCAAGAAGCAGGCCTACGCGCAGGTCGAGGCCGTGGTCGGCCGACACTGCCTGATCGCGTCGAACACCTCGTCGCTGTGCATCACCGAACTCGCCGCCGCCACCAAGCGGCCCGACCGGGTGGGCGGCCTGCACTTCTTCAATCCCGTGCCGCTGATGAAGCTGGTCGAGGTGATCCGCGCGCTGACCACCAGCCAGGAGACGCACGAGGCGCTGTCTGCGTTCGCGAAGGCCATCGGCAAGGAGCCGATCTCGGCGCCCGACCGCGGCGGCTTCATCGTTAACCGGCTGCTGGTGCCGTATCTGCTCGATGCGATCCGCTGTCTCGAAGACGGCATCGGCACCGTCGAAGACATCGATAACGGCATGAAGCTCGGCTGCGGCTATCCCATGGGCCCGTTCACGCTGCTCGACTTCGTCGGCCTCGACACGACGTATTACATCGCCAACATCATGTTCGAGGAGTTCCGCGAGACGCGATTCGCGCCGCCGCCGCTGCTGAAGCGGATGGTGATCGCCGGGCACCTCGGCAAGAAGTGCGGCAAGGGCTTCTACGATTATTCCGCGAAGTAAAGACATTAGCCATAGAGGACACAGAGGACTCAGAGACCGGTTGTCTCTCTGTTCTCTGTGGCTGACGTTTCCCCTCGGCGCTGAAACCGGCGCACTGGCGCGGCTGCGCCACGGATTCGATCTCGAGTCTACGCCTCTGAAGTCGCGAGACGAACTGCATGAGCGATAAGTAATTCGCTGGCCTACTTGGCCCCCACGCCCTTGAAGAACGCGTAGCAGAACACACCGTCCGGGGCCGCGGTGCGATAGAGGTCTCGAATCCCCGCGTCGAACCGCTCCGCTGAGATCAGTCCCGCGGCAATTGCTGCCTCACGAACGCCCTCGATCATGGCCGTGAACGTCTTGCGCGTGAAGCCGTCGATCAGGTCGGGACGGCTGCCGTCGACGTACACCGGCCGTGGCGTGACGCGAATGTTGTTCAAGCCCGCCGCGGTCAGCAGGGGATAGAGCTGCCGGCCGATCAGGCTGTTGCCGCCGGCCCGGGCCTGCAGCGTCACCAGGCAGTCGATTGCCTCGCGAGCGGCGGCGCTGTCGGGATGGAAATAAGCCGAGTCGTGATCGCCCTCTATCACTGTCATGGTACCGCCCGGCTTCAACAGCTTCTTCAGAGCCCGCAACGCCTCGACGGGTTGCGAAAGATGCTCGAGGACAAAGCAGACGAACACGTGATCGAACGACACCTCTGGATAGGGCAGCGCGAAGAGGTCGCCCTGCTGAAACTCGACGTTGGTGAGGCCGGCACCGTCAATCAGGCGGCGGGCCGCAGCCAGCGACTCCGCGGAGCGGTCGACCGAGATGAATTGCGCATCCGGGCTCCGCTGCGCCAGCGTGATCGTCTGCGCGCCGACGCCACATCCGGCTTCGAGGACGAGACTGCCGGCCGGATAGGACGTATCGCAATGCAGGAGATCCACCAGCGAGCCGGCCTGGTCGCGCAGCCGCTTGTTCTCGCGCTCGTGATACCCGTGAACGTAGGCTTGGTTCATCGCCCGCCTATGCGCGCAGGCTCTGCCAGCGCTCGCGCATTTCCGACGGCAGTTCGGCGAGATCGGCCGTGACGTCGCTGGCCAATTGCACTCTCTCCGGCTGCCGCAGCAGTTCCCGCACGTCCCACAGATCCTGTGGTCCACCCGCATAAAGCTTGAGCAGGACCAGGTCGCGAGCCAATACGACGGGTGGCCCGCCGGCGACCAGTTCCGCGCGTTCAACCGCACGCTGCTGCCAGGCCAGCTTTCCGAGAATCACGTCAACCGGCCGCTCGTCTGCCGTCTCGACCCGGACGACGCCGCCCAGCGGATCGTCCGCATCGCCGCGCCGGATGTCGATGCGAAGGCCATCGGACGACAGCGATTGCCAGAGGCCCGGCTCCAGGACCTGCCCGTCGGTGGTCAACAGATCGATATCGTAAGTGGATCGCGCCACACCCCGGGCGGCGAGCGCGGAAGCCCCGATCAGCGCATGGGCAATGCCGGAGTCGTTGAGCACGCCGCACACACGCTCGAACACGGTCATCGCAAGGGGTCAGCCGATCGGCTGTAGCTGGCGCGGTCGCGTGACCGCTGCGCCCGAAGCTGCGCCAGCGCCGTGGCGCGATCGAGCCCGCTGGTCCGCACATACACATCGAGGTCCGCATCACCCAGCGATAACGCCAGGGCAATCCGCGCCTGAAGCGGCAACTGCAGGACCGCGGCTGTCGTCTGCGCGCGCAGGTCGTCAGCGACCGATTTCATGGCCTCAGTATCGCACGGGCGCCCAGGCCATCGGCCGTCGCATTCGCGCTGAGGCCGATGGTCATGGGCCTCTGCGCGAGAGTCGCTGCAGAATCTGCTTCGCCTGCTCTTTGAACCGCCGGTCCTCGGGAATCCAGTCCGGGTCGGGTGGCGCATCGATCGCCGCCTGATACTCCTTGCGCGCCTCGTCTGTCCGCCCCATATCCGCCAGCGTGTCGGCCAGGAAGATGTGCGAGATGACACTCCGCGGGTTGTAGGTGAGTGCCTTCCGCAGGTGCTCCTCGGACTTCCGGTTGCTGCCGCCGAAGAGGCCCGGCACCTTGAAGTACCAGCGGCCAATGGCGCGGTCCGCTGACCCTTGCAGGAACGCCGGGTCGAGCTTCAGCGACTTCTCGAGTGCATTGCGGATCTGGCTGCGGTATTTGATCCCCTGCCGCAGGCCGAACGACTCGGCGAGCGCGCCCATGTTCGCCGCCAGCCAGAAGTGGCCTTCCGGCCGGTTGGCGTCGATCGCAATCGCCGCGCGCGCGGCCGCGATGCCGGCCTCGAGCGCGCCCTTGCGTTGCGGCTCGGGTAACCCGTTGGTCCCCAGCCAATAGCGTGCCTGCGCCAGCCGATACGCCGAGGTGAAATCCTGCGGATTCGCTGTCAGCCGAGCCGTCCAGATGTCGGTGGCCTTCCGGGCGCCGGCCTGGTTCTCCCGGTCCTTGTAGAGGGCGTCGGGATCGTCGGCGGGAATCTGGACGGCAGGTGCATCGAGTGCGGCACCTGACGCACCCGCGACTAGATACAATACGCAGATGCAGGATCTCATCCACCGCTTGCTGATCGAACTGGGCGAAGACCCCGATCGCGAAGGGTTGGCCAAGACGCCGCGGCGAGTGGACAAGGCGTTGAGGTTTCTCACGAGCGGGTATCAGGCTGACATCGATGACACGCTGAACGGCGCGTTGTTCAGCGTGGATTATAGCGAGATGGTGATCGTCCGCGACATCGACTTCTACAGCCTGTGCGAGCATCACCTGCTGCCGTTTTTCGGCAAGTGCCACGTCGCCTACATCCCGAACAAGCGGGTGATTGGCCTCAGCAAGATCCCGCGGCTGGTGGACATCTTCGCGCGGCGGCTCCAGCTGCAGGAGCGGATGACCAACCAGATCGCCGAGACCATCACCGAGAAGATCAAGCCGCTCGGCGTGGCGGTGGTGTGCGAGGGCACGCACCTGTGCATGTCGATGCGCGGCGTCGAGAAGCAGAACTCCTACACCATCACCAGCGCCATGCTGGGCGCGTTCCGCGATCAGTCACGGACACGGATGGAATTCCTGGAACTGCTGAAGCTCAGGAGTGGGAGCGTCTCGGTGACGGGGATGCCGATCCCGGACCATACGCACGATCACGACGAGTAGAAAGAGAAACCGGAGATCAGAAGATCAGAAGAAACGAATTGTTCTCCTGATCTCGTGATCTCCGGTTAGAACTCCTGGCCTGCTAGAAGCGCAGCGCCGCGTTGAAGCGGATGTTCCGCGGGGCGTAGACCTGCGCCGGGGATCCGAACTGCGGCACGGTGTTGATCGCGCCGGCCGGGTCGCCGTTCTGCCGCAGGTTGATGGTGCCGCTCAGCGTCCGCGCATCCCAGGGCGTGTTGGTGTTGGTGACGTTGTTGAAGTCCACCGACACCTCGAACGAGCGGTCGCCGAAGCGGGCGGTCTTGAAGACGCGCAGGTCGGCGGCCGTCCGGCGTTCGAGCCGGTAGGAGCCCAGCGGCTCGACGTTGAGGGTCGAGTTGCCGCCCACCGTCTGCGCCGTGGTGAACTGCCGCGTAATCGCCGCGCCGCTCTGCATGTTGAGGTTGCCGGCGACGCCGATCTCGTAGAACGGCAGCACGTAGGTGCCGGTCACCTTGAACTGGTGCGGCCGGTCGCCAATCTGACCGGTCACCGGTCCCTCGGCGTTGATCAACGCGTTGGGATTGACGTTGACGCTCACGCCCTTCACCCGGGTCTCCGAGTAGGTGTAGCCCATCAGCATCTGCCAGCGGTTCGACATCCGCTTGGTGGCGGTGATCTCGAGGCCGTTGTAGGTCTGGCGGAAGGCGCGGTCGTTGGTGAAGAACGTCTGGTTCACCGCGGTCGAGGTGCGGTTGTAGAACTGGAACGTCGAGTCGTCTGCCGTCCCGGCCCTGCCGTCACGCCCGGTGTCCGTGCGCGTCGTCAGGAACGTGTCGTACGGGTTGGCGGGGTTCGAGGTGGCCTGCGGGTCGCGCTCGCTACGGTGGGTGAGCACCGCGCTCAGGCGCAAGGCAGGGAAGAGCTCGTGGTCGATGCCGCCGGTGAACTCGTCAGTGTAGGGACGCCGGTAGTCGGGATCGACGGAGATCGTCGTCGTGTCCACCCGCGAAATCACGGGCGTGCCCACCTGCTCGCCGGGTTGGAAGTGGCGATCGCCATTGAGGTCGCTCCAGCTGTACTGCTCCTGGTAATTGGCGTTGGGGTTGACGCCGTCGAGGATGCCGCCGCCGGAGGCGATCACGTAGTAGTAGCGGCCGGCCGCGGCCTTGAGCGCGGTCTTGCCGGTGCCGGTGACGTCGAAGGCGGCACTGATGCGCGGACCCGCGGTGGTCCAGTTGACGACGTCCGGCTTCTCAGCGAATTCCCGCACCAGGTTGGGAAAGAACCGGCTGGCCGGGCTGCCCTGTTCCGGCAGGTAGCCGTTCAGCCGCTCCCAGCGCACGCCGCCGGTCACCGTCAGGCGCTTGTAGGCCATGCTGTCCTGCGCGTAGAGCGCCGTCACGTCCACGGCGGTCTTGGTATAGAACGGCGTCGCGTAGAGCGTGACGTTCTGGGCGAGTCCGGTGGCGCTGCTGTAGGTCATGTCGACGTCGTCGAAGCGGCTGGTGCGGTTCTCGACCGGCGAATGGGCGTGATCGAATCCGAACTTCAGCTCGTGCCGTCCGCCGAGCAGCTCGTCGATGTAGTACTGACCCGTCGCGTTCGCCTGGTAGCGGTCCCGCCAGCGCTCGGTGCCGGCGGTGAAGTTCCGCGTGCGGATGCCGGTGGCCGAGTCGAGCAGCGTCTGGTCGTTGCCGTTCAGGTAGGTCGGGAAGAAGATCTTGTTGAGGCCGACCCGCGCGTCCAGGAAGAACTTCTGCGTCACCACCGAGTTCCACAGCACCTGGTAGATGTCGAAGACGTCGTCTTCGTTGCTCGTGGAGTCCTTGACGAGGGTGTTGGAGCCGGCCAGGAAGCGGTTTGGCTTCTTGTAGTACTGGCGCGAGTACAGGCCGGTCAGCCGGTTCTTGTCGTTCAGCTGATAGTTGAAGTTGACCAGGCCTGACGTGATGTCGGTCTTGTCGAGCACCAGCGTCGAGAAGGCCGCCGGCACGTTGACGTGCACGCGCCAGTCGCGGAACGAGGCGAACATGCGCAGCTTGCGGGCGATGAGCGGGCCGCCGCCGCTGACGTTGATGTCGGAGACGAAATCGACCGCGTTGGTTTCCGGACGGAAGCCGTAGCGCAGCAGGTTGTCGTCGATGTTCTGCGTCTGGGTGGAATCGCCGAGCCACGCGCCGGTCACGCGGCCGCGCCACTGCTCGCCGCCGCTCTTGGTCACCATGTTCAGGAACACGCCGCTGGTCGGCACGGTGATGTCATGCGCGCCGGTCGAGACCTGGATGTCGTCGAACGCATCGAAGTCGTAGTAGAAGCCGGCCGCGCCAATCGCCGCGGGGTCGCCGACGTTGATGCCGTTGAGATAGCTGGAGTTCTGCGCGCTGGTGGTGCCGCGCGCGTTGAACACGCCCTGCAGCCCGCCTGAGGTGCCGCCGACGTCGGGCCGCGTGATCAGCAGGCTGGGGACCTTGTATTCCACCAACGACCAGATGTCGCGGCCGCCGGGCGTGCCCTGGAGCAGCTGCTCGCTCAGGTTGACGCTGGTGTTGGCGCTGGTCGTGTCAACGACCGGCGAGGCGCCGGTGACGGTCACCGTTTCGGCCACCGTCGCCACGCTCAGTGACAGGTCGAGCGGCACCGTGGCGCCGACCTGCACCGACACGTTTTCGCGAATCATGGTGCGGAACCCCTGCAACTCGACCTTCACCGAGTAGATGCCAGGCGAGAGGGACGGGAAGCGGTTCACACCGCCGTTGTCCGTCACGCCGCTCATGGTGCCAGCCACCAGCACGGGGCTGGTCAGCGTCACCGCGACGCCGGGAACGGCGGCGCCCTGCTCATCGGTCACTCGAACCAGGATCGATCCCGTCTGGACTTGGGCGGCAACAGGAAAAGCCACCACAGTCATCAGACTGATAGTCGCCAGAAATACTCGCATTCGATTCATGACATTGCCTCCGGAAAACCGTTCGCGCTCTACGAGAAGTTGAAGTGGCGCATGCTTACAAATGGGACACGCATCAAGGATGGGCTGACAAGGAGCGACAACGGGGAGCCTGATGCGACAAACCGCCTGGCCGACGCGCAGGCTAACTAGTCAGTAAGCAAAGCTACTGCCGAACCGACGCTATAATTGCGTTCATGCGCGTGATGCTGGCTCTTCTGTGTGCAAGCCTCATGATTTCTCCCGTGGTTGACGCGCAGACTCGGAAGTCCACACCCAAGAAAGTCCCCACCAAGACCACGAAGAAGGCGGCACCCGCGCCGGTGGTGTCGCGCATCCAGGCGGAGTGGCAGTGCCCGTCGGAGTTAGGCCAGGGCGTGGCGACCGGACGACGGTACTGCGATGTGCTGACGGCCCGGGACCCCAAGGAGGGCATTCTCATCACCATCCCGCCGCATCGCGGCCCGGTGACGATGATGTTCGAGCTGCATAACCGGCATACTTATTCGGCCGAGCTCATCAAGCAGAAGCAGGCCTACCGGAAGTACACCGCCACCATCGGCGTCCTGTCGATGGACAACACCCTGATCGATCGCGCGGTCGTGCAGAGCGAGTTCCGCACCGAGAAGGACCTGTTCGATCGCATCAGCGGCGGGGCCGGCCCCGGCGGCGTGAAGGCGGTGGCCCCGGCCGGCGACGAGTTCATCACCATCGAGCTGCCCGAGACCGTCCAGGAGCAGGTGTCGGTGCTCGGCGAGAAACTGACGGTGGTCCGGCCCGACGGCACCGACAACTTCTCGGCCACCGGCCGACCCATTGCGACCATCAGTAACGTGATGCTGCAATTCCGGCCGGGCCCCGCGCCGAAAAAAATACCGGTCAAGAAACGATAGAGCGGTAACAGGCCAGCATCGCGTCGGCCGATCGATCGATGTCGGCCTCCGTGGTGGACCAGTTCGATACGGCGATGCGCATCGCCTGCCGGCCCTGCCAGAACGCGCCGCCGGCCCAACATGTGCCCTCGGCCTGGATGCGCGCGATCACGTCGCGCGTGGTGTCGTCCGCGCCCGCGCCATTGCCCGCAAACCGCACCAGCACCTGGTTGAGCACGACCTCGTTGAGAATGGTGACGCCGGGCGCGGCCGACAAGCGCGCCGCCATCCGCCGCGCCAGCGCGCAGTTCCGGCGCACGAGCGCGACAATGCCGTCTTGGCCGAGGGCGCGGAACAGCGCGTAGAGCGGAATCACGCGCGAGCGTCGAGACGACTCGGGCACCCAGTCCATCCCGATGCGCTCTTCGTCGGTGCCGCGCTGCAGGTACGACGCCTTCATGCTCATGGCCGCGCGATGCGGCGCGGCGTCGGCCACGATGGCAAGCCCGGAGTCGTATGGCACGTTCAACCACTTGTGCGCGTCGGTGGCCCACGAGTCGGCGGTCGCGATCCCGTCAACTTGCGCTCGCAGTTCCGGAACCGCGGCGGCCCACAGCCCAAACGCCCCGTCCACGTGCACCCACGCGCCGCGCCCGTGCGCCGCGGTCACGATCTCGGCGATGGGATCGCTGGCGCCGGTGCTGACGTTGCCCGCCTGCGCGCACACGATCGCGGGGCCGGTCACGTCGGCGAGCTGCTGGCGCAGCGCGTCGGCGCGCATGCGGCCCTGGCCATCCACGGGCACCGACTCCAGTTCGTCGCTGCCGAAACCCAGGTAGCGCAGCGCCCCGACCGCCGACACGTGCACCTCGCCGCCCACGAACACGCGCACCCGCGGAGCGCGCTGCAGGCCTTGCGTTTCCACGTTCCAGCCCGCCCGGCGCAGCACTTCATGACGTGCGGCGGCGAGGCACGTGAAGTTCGCCATGTGGCAGCCGGATACGAACCCGACGCTGGCGGTGGACGGCAGGCGGAGCAGCTCGAGGACCCATCCCGCCACGATGTCTTCCATCACCGCGGCCGCGGGCGAGAGGACGTAGAGACAGGCGTTCTGATCCCACGTGCTCGCGAGCCAATCCGCGGCCACCGTCACGGGCACCGCGCCGCCGGTGACGAAACCGAAGTAGCGAGGTCCGATGGTGGCGACCAGGCCGGGATCGGCATTCGCGGCCAGCTGGTCGATCACGGTGACCGGCTCGGTAGGACTGGTGGGCAGCGGACCACCGAGCGCACGAAACAACTGTTCGCGGGTGGCTTGCGCGCCGACATGGCGTTCCGGCGCTTCAGCGAGGTAACGCGAGGCGTGACGGAGGGCGGTGGCGAGCAGGTCTGCGCTGGTCATGAAGTTCGGAGTCCCGTCAATGGAATGTCACGTTCGGCCGCCCAGTGTTCCCACTCGGCAGCCGTCTTCGCCGCGAACACGTCGTCCAGTCTGGCCCCGTCGGCAAGGCCGAGGGCGTCGTAGAGCCGCGCGCGGAAGTGCGGTTCCAGCGCGCCAATCGCGACCGCGCCGTCCTTCGCCGCATACACGCCATACGCCGGATTGCCGCCGCCCAGCAGGCCGCCGGGCGCGGTGAGCCCGTGTCGCATCGGCGCCGTCAGCGCGCCCAGCGCGTCGAACAAGCCGACCACCCGGCAGCCGCCAGGCCCCTTGTGCATCATGTCGATGACGGCCGCGTGCGCGCGTTCGGCGCCAAACAGGTCCGCGAGCAGCGTCTTCGGCAGGCCGTGCTGGAGCAGGCCTGCCTTGGCCTGATACGTGACATCGTGCCCGGGCGCATCCGGGTGCGCCGTGTCGCCGACGATGTTCAGGTGGCGAAGGAGGGGAAAGCGCCGCGACAATGACGCCACGTCGAGCCCCAGCCGCGCCAACGCGGCCGGCCGCTGACTGGCGATGAACACGTCGGCCGAGCCGAGCAGGTCGGTCAGC contains:
- a CDS encoding acetyl-CoA C-acyltransferase — protein: MTSPPEPAGEVFILGAARTPIGRYGGAFRDVHAAELGAVASRVAIARAGIQADDVQEVLMGHGRPAGVGPNAARQVGHRTGVPHTAPAYTINKACAGGMQAVASGAQSILLGESEVVLAGGIENMSRTPYLIDAADARWGHKMGNFQFVDAMYRDGFQDPLSGLIMGETAEVLARQYGITRQESDAFALESQRKAEAAQRAGHFTREIAPVTVPSAKGPAEAGLHIDTDEHPRHGSTIEALRKLPLTFPTVEGHDGIITAGTASGITDGAAALVLSSAAFAESRGLTPLARIVGWASAGVDPRIMGIGPVPAIAKLRQRTGLGIDDFDLVEINEAFAAQVLAVLKDVPIPAEKLNVNGGAIALGHPIGCTGARIIVTLLHELMRRGQKRGLATLCVSGGMGMAIAIEIA
- a CDS encoding 3-isopropylmalate dehydrogenase, which encodes MRIAVIPGDGIGRDVTAEAVKVLQATGHAFGRRFDLVHLPWSADHYLKTGETLPANGYQMLRDDFQAILVGALGDPRVPNNQHARDILLGTRFELDLYVNYRPVRLLDDRLCPLKDRGRKDINFVVFRENTEGVYVSIGGRFKAGTPDEVAIQEEINTYKGVHRIIRHAFEYAKANGLTKVCMADKSNAMQQGHALWQRVFKEVAAEYPGITATHQYIDALAMFLVKDPGQYQVIVTNNLFGDIVTDIGGALQGGLGMAASGNIHPGKTSLFEPVHGSAPPLAGKNVANPVGAILSSALMLETLGAAEEAKAIERAVEAAIAQNQTTSDIGGPLGTREVGDWIAARIAK
- a CDS encoding acetyl-CoA C-acetyltransferase — translated: MAKPVFIIGGARTPMTQHVGALKDLSAIELGAIASKGAFERTGTRPEWVDHVVFGNVQQSSVDAHYGARHVGLKAGVPIEVPALTVNRLCGSGIQAVLSGAQCIQLDEAGIVLAGGMESMSQVPHVIRGARSGFKLGQGKLEDWLWEGLSDPYAGCSMAVTAENCAAKYGITREDSDAYALRSQQLAHKAWSSGIMKDEVVPVEIKTRKGVTLVEQDDHMRPETTIEILAKLPAAFKKDGVVTAGNASGIVDGAAALVIAGEDAVKARGLTPLGRIVSWATVGVEPTMMGMGPAPAIRKALEKAGLSLGDLDLIEINEAFAAQYLACEKELGLDRDKVNVNGGAIAIGHPLGASGARLLLTLLHELRRRGKKYGVASACIGGGQGIAMIVEAL
- a CDS encoding 3-hydroxybutyryl-CoA dehydrogenase → MAIKTVGVLGCGLMGAGIAQISAAAGFKTFVLEVNDDVLKKGLGRIDKFLTGGIEKGKVTPEQKATVLANLTGTTKYADLKDCDLVIEAIIENVEIKKQAYAQVEAVVGRHCLIASNTSSLCITELAAATKRPDRVGGLHFFNPVPLMKLVEVIRALTTSQETHEALSAFAKAIGKEPISAPDRGGFIVNRLLVPYLLDAIRCLEDGIGTVEDIDNGMKLGCGYPMGPFTLLDFVGLDTTYYIANIMFEEFRETRFAPPPLLKRMVIAGHLGKKCGKGFYDYSAK
- a CDS encoding methyltransferase domain-containing protein, translated to MNQAYVHGYHERENKRLRDQAGSLVDLLHCDTSYPAGSLVLEAGCGVGAQTITLAQRSPDAQFISVDRSAESLAAARRLIDGAGLTNVEFQQGDLFALPYPEVSFDHVFVCFVLEHLSQPVEALRALKKLLKPGGTMTVIEGDHDSAYFHPDSAAAREAIDCLVTLQARAGGNSLIGRQLYPLLTAAGLNNIRVTPRPVYVDGSRPDLIDGFTRKTFTAMIEGVREAAIAAGLISAERFDAGIRDLYRTAAPDGVFCYAFFKGVGAK